A genomic window from Ilyobacter polytropus DSM 2926 includes:
- a CDS encoding bifunctional diguanylate cyclase/phosphodiesterase, whose protein sequence is MKKSPTNIKKITTEIFIKIAMIVLPLLLVVGILIDSAYKYEIEKSKKNILGEISNKTEIFEKTVQSLFQEVFQDVYIIENANEFEDFMQNQSYQKRIEARRLFERYMGNKRDYLQLRFIGIDGKEVIRVDRLNDQVIVVPDEKLQQKKDRSYFANCINSKKEGIYISNLDLNIEFGKIIEPYVPVIRFSKAVKDKTGNIIGVVVINYDGQKFINSFKDYLRDNRNFVELFLTDNEGYYLSNEDSDKNFGFMFEGKSSDYTVKKEIPELWNEIIKNSEKTVEIKDRIFYFKKLMPTFKDSVYFEDTDYYWNIITTIKEQNIPKMFSEQFLFKKNMKFYILFTLFLLSSIIITILHLKKKESDQLYLTKMILGHVEEAVLITDHKRNILDLNKGFTKMTGYSREEALNLNTKIFSYDKSHPKLYMKIKEQLEKGRDWKGELWLRKKDGSKYPALLTINNIINPKNKKTDYYVSVIKDLSREKEKEAEIEYLLTHNSKTNLPNEFMFYSFIDEEIKKENEFGVLYVKLKKIDDLEMKYNEEYLSIIYEEVIAKLRGLAGDDGNIAHISKDVFIVIFKFSEDKYFINRSLTELSSRLKSTIKIRDKDINIEFDFGAVFFPEHGNSPKELLRKAMFSVKALKYYPDRSFLIYQNSLEKKIQRELDIEEHLPLAIKNNELEVYFQPQVNSEKDMLIGAEALLRWNSKSLGSVSPAEFIPIAESIGVINKLGMWVVKEVARQTKFLGLDKHKDIKISINLSATDFKNEFLVEEITYILEIYGLDFSQFEIELTEGVLVDDYDYVKPKLDEFQMNGISVAIDDFGTGFSSMTHLKKLNFDKIKIDRTFIKDYPKSDSGSIAEIITYLAKRLDINVIAEGAETKEQVEFLRGIGCSNIQGYYYSKPLSASDFKEYIDTYFLNKEQI, encoded by the coding sequence GTGAAAAAATCCCCTACTAACATAAAGAAAATAACAACTGAAATTTTTATAAAAATAGCAATGATCGTCCTTCCGCTACTTTTGGTTGTGGGTATACTTATAGACAGTGCCTACAAGTATGAAATTGAAAAATCCAAGAAAAACATTCTTGGTGAAATTTCAAATAAAACTGAAATTTTCGAAAAGACCGTTCAGTCACTTTTTCAGGAAGTTTTTCAGGATGTATATATAATAGAAAATGCAAATGAATTTGAAGATTTTATGCAAAATCAGAGTTATCAAAAAAGAATTGAAGCCCGAAGACTCTTTGAGCGTTACATGGGAAATAAAAGAGACTACCTACAACTGAGGTTCATAGGTATAGATGGGAAAGAGGTCATTAGAGTAGATAGGCTAAATGATCAAGTAATAGTTGTTCCAGATGAAAAACTACAGCAGAAAAAAGACAGGTCTTACTTTGCAAACTGTATAAATTCCAAAAAAGAAGGAATTTACATATCAAATCTAGACTTAAATATCGAGTTTGGGAAAATAATTGAACCCTATGTTCCTGTAATAAGATTTTCCAAAGCTGTAAAAGATAAAACTGGAAATATAATTGGAGTTGTTGTTATAAATTATGATGGGCAGAAGTTTATAAACTCCTTTAAAGATTATCTGAGGGATAACAGGAATTTTGTAGAGCTTTTTCTAACAGATAATGAGGGATATTATCTGTCCAATGAAGATTCTGACAAAAACTTTGGTTTTATGTTTGAGGGGAAATCATCAGACTACACAGTGAAAAAAGAGATCCCAGAATTATGGAATGAAATTATAAAAAATTCTGAAAAAACAGTTGAAATAAAAGATAGGATTTTTTACTTTAAAAAACTTATGCCGACTTTTAAAGATTCAGTGTACTTTGAGGATACAGATTATTACTGGAATATTATTACCACAATAAAAGAACAGAACATACCAAAGATGTTTTCAGAACAATTTTTATTCAAAAAAAATATGAAGTTTTATATACTTTTTACGTTGTTTTTACTGAGCTCGATAATAATAACTATCCTCCATCTGAAAAAAAAGGAAAGTGATCAGCTTTACTTAACTAAGATGATTTTAGGTCATGTGGAAGAGGCAGTTTTAATAACCGACCATAAAAGAAACATACTAGACCTGAACAAAGGCTTTACAAAAATGACTGGATATTCAAGAGAAGAGGCATTAAATCTAAACACAAAAATATTCAGCTATGACAAGTCGCATCCGAAACTATATATGAAGATAAAAGAACAACTTGAAAAGGGACGTGACTGGAAAGGGGAGCTCTGGCTCAGAAAAAAAGATGGATCTAAGTACCCTGCACTTCTGACGATAAATAATATAATAAATCCAAAAAATAAGAAGACTGATTATTACGTCTCAGTTATAAAAGACCTTTCACGGGAAAAGGAGAAAGAGGCGGAGATTGAGTATCTTTTGACTCATAATTCAAAAACCAATCTTCCAAATGAATTTATGTTTTATAGCTTTATAGATGAAGAGATAAAAAAAGAAAATGAATTTGGTGTTTTGTATGTGAAATTGAAAAAAATAGATGATCTGGAGATGAAATATAACGAAGAATATTTAAGTATTATTTATGAAGAAGTAATTGCAAAATTAAGGGGTTTAGCTGGTGACGATGGCAATATAGCTCATATTTCAAAAGATGTATTTATTGTTATATTCAAATTCTCAGAGGATAAATATTTTATAAACAGATCTCTTACAGAACTGTCTTCGAGACTAAAATCCACCATAAAGATAAGAGATAAGGATATAAATATTGAGTTTGACTTCGGAGCTGTTTTCTTCCCGGAACACGGTAACTCTCCTAAAGAACTTTTGAGGAAGGCTATGTTCTCAGTAAAGGCACTGAAATATTATCCAGATAGAAGTTTTTTAATTTATCAGAATTCCCTGGAAAAAAAGATACAAAGAGAGCTAGATATTGAGGAGCACCTTCCTCTTGCAATCAAAAATAATGAACTAGAGGTATATTTTCAGCCGCAGGTAAACAGTGAAAAGGATATGCTTATAGGAGCGGAAGCTTTGCTCCGTTGGAACAGCAAATCCTTGGGCAGTGTTTCTCCTGCTGAGTTTATACCCATTGCTGAAAGTATAGGGGTTATCAATAAATTAGGTATGTGGGTAGTAAAAGAAGTAGCCAGACAGACGAAATTTCTGGGACTTGATAAACATAAAGATATTAAAATTTCAATTAATTTGTCTGCTACTGATTTTAAAAATGAGTTTCTTGTGGAAGAGATCACATATATCTTAGAGATATACGGACTTGATTTTTCCCAGTTTGAAATAGAACTCACTGAAGGGGTTTTGGTAGATGATTATGATTATGTTAAACCAAAATTAGATGAATTTCAGATGAATGGAATATCTGTGGCCATAGATGATTTTGGAACTGGATTTTCTTCTATGACTCACCTTAAAAAATTGAACTTTGACAAAATTAAGATAGACAGAACTTTTATAAAAGACTATCCGAAATCAGACAGCGGTTCTATAGCTGAGATAATAACATATCTTGCAAAAAGACTTGATATCAATGTGATCGCAGAAGGAGCAGAGACCAAAGAGCAAGTGGAATTCTTAAGAGGCATAGGATGTTCCAATATACAGGGATATTATTACAGCAAACCTCTTTCAGCTTCTGATTTTAAGGAATATATAGATACTTATTTTCTAAATAAAGAACAAATTTAG
- a CDS encoding peptide ABC transporter substrate-binding protein: MKKHLSLVAFIMAIIFGAVACGKKAETSKKYFRLAKDVEMASMDHHLASDGLSFETIGATIEGLYGVDGAGTPIPAIAESYEVSEDGLNYTFYLRKEAKWSNGDPVTAKDFVFAWRRLVDPVIASEYNFIMDIASVKNASKVISGELKTDELGVKAVDDNTLEVNLEVPVPYFISLMSFPSFFPMNEKFVTEKGDQYAMTPDDLLANGPFKMVEWNRGYGFKLDKNPDYYDASSVKIDGVDIRIIKDNQTAALKFEKNELDMVKLSAELVDKYKSNEALTKMPAGYLWYMAPNFKNEIFSNVNARKALSHAVNKQYIVDNIMNDGSTSADFIVPVGLATGPDAKDFRATSDSYTKYDKEKALEYWNKAKSELKLDKMEIELVFDDFESNKKIAEFVQSELQVNLPGLMVSLKAQPKKNRLALMRSGDYDLGLTRWGPDFADPLTYLGMFETGNPTNYPQYSSEAYDKMIFDVSKGELASKPEARWEMMKTAEKLLVEEDAAVAPLYQRGYSFLKNPKIKNLEYHTVGISFVYKNMTIED, from the coding sequence ATGAAAAAACACTTATCCTTGGTCGCCTTTATAATGGCGATCATATTCGGAGCTGTGGCCTGTGGTAAAAAAGCAGAAACGAGTAAAAAATATTTTAGATTGGCAAAAGATGTAGAAATGGCATCTATGGATCATCACCTTGCTTCAGACGGGCTTTCTTTCGAGACAATAGGTGCGACAATAGAAGGACTGTACGGTGTAGACGGTGCAGGAACACCTATTCCTGCCATTGCCGAGTCTTACGAGGTTTCAGAAGACGGACTGAATTACACATTTTATCTAAGAAAAGAAGCAAAGTGGTCAAATGGAGACCCTGTAACTGCAAAAGACTTTGTTTTTGCATGGAGAAGACTTGTTGATCCGGTTATAGCCAGTGAATATAACTTCATTATGGACATAGCTTCTGTAAAAAATGCTTCAAAGGTAATATCAGGAGAGCTTAAAACAGATGAGCTAGGAGTAAAAGCAGTAGACGACAATACCTTAGAGGTTAATTTAGAGGTTCCAGTACCGTACTTTATAAGTCTAATGTCTTTCCCTTCTTTCTTTCCTATGAATGAAAAGTTTGTAACAGAAAAAGGCGACCAGTATGCTATGACACCTGATGACCTTCTTGCCAACGGACCATTTAAAATGGTGGAATGGAACAGAGGTTACGGATTTAAACTTGACAAAAATCCAGATTACTATGATGCTTCAAGTGTAAAAATAGACGGAGTGGATATACGTATAATAAAGGATAATCAGACGGCTGCCTTAAAGTTTGAGAAAAATGAGCTGGATATGGTAAAACTTTCTGCAGAGCTTGTAGATAAGTATAAATCAAATGAGGCTTTGACTAAGATGCCAGCAGGATATCTATGGTATATGGCTCCAAATTTCAAAAACGAAATATTTTCAAATGTTAATGCTAGAAAGGCCCTGTCTCACGCCGTAAATAAACAGTATATAGTTGACAATATTATGAATGACGGTTCTACATCTGCAGACTTTATAGTCCCTGTAGGTCTTGCAACAGGTCCTGATGCAAAAGATTTCCGTGCAACTTCTGATTCATATACTAAATATGATAAGGAAAAAGCTCTAGAATATTGGAATAAAGCCAAATCAGAACTAAAGTTAGATAAGATGGAGATAGAACTAGTATTTGATGATTTTGAAAGTAATAAAAAAATAGCAGAATTTGTGCAATCTGAACTTCAGGTAAATCTTCCTGGATTAATGGTAAGCTTAAAGGCTCAGCCAAAGAAAAATCGTCTTGCTTTAATGCGTAGCGGAGATTATGACCTTGGACTTACACGTTGGGGGCCTGATTTTGCAGATCCGCTTACATATTTAGGAATGTTTGAAACAGGTAATCCTACAAACTATCCTCAATATAGCAGTGAGGCTTATGACAAAATGATTTTTGATGTATCCAAAGGAGAACTTGCATCCAAACCGGAAGCTCGTTGGGAAATGATGAAAACTGCAGAGAAACTTCTTGTAGAAGAAGACGCAGCAGTGGCACCTCTATACCAGAGAGGTTACTCATTCTTGAAAAATCCTAAGATAAAAAATCTAGAGTACCATACAGTGGGAATTTCTTTTGTCTATAAGAATATGACTATCGAAGACTAA
- a CDS encoding ABC transporter permease has protein sequence MLKYIGKRLLISVATLWVILTILFLLLELMPGSPFNDEKLNRDQKILLDQKYGLDKPLPIRYSRYMQNIVFKGDFGDSYTIQKNYPVIEIINKRLAVSARLGFQALLFGSIIGIVLGAIAAIYRNTIWDTMTTMFAVIGVSVPSYVFALGLSYFLGYKLSWFPFTYDIYSPIESSVLPTMALAMFVIATVARFMRTELVEVLGSDYILLAETKGLTTTKVIARHSIRNALIPVITVLGPLTVGLMTGSLVIERIFGIPGVGDLLVTAISVNDFNVIIAISFFYSIFYIFMMLIIDVLYGVIDPRIRVTGGDSNG, from the coding sequence ATGCTGAAATATATCGGAAAGCGATTACTGATTTCAGTAGCTACCCTGTGGGTCATCCTGACGATATTATTTTTACTTTTAGAACTAATGCCAGGTTCTCCTTTTAATGATGAGAAGCTAAACAGAGATCAGAAAATATTGCTAGATCAAAAGTACGGTTTAGACAAGCCGCTTCCTATAAGATATTCTAGATACATGCAAAATATTGTTTTTAAGGGAGATTTTGGGGATTCATACACTATACAGAAAAACTATCCTGTTATAGAGATTATAAATAAAAGACTTGCTGTCTCTGCCCGTCTTGGGTTTCAGGCACTTTTATTTGGATCAATTATAGGAATAGTCTTAGGGGCCATAGCAGCCATTTACCGTAACACTATATGGGACACCATGACGACAATGTTTGCAGTTATAGGCGTTTCGGTGCCATCCTATGTATTTGCATTGGGGCTCAGTTATTTCTTGGGGTACAAACTATCCTGGTTTCCCTTTACATATGACATCTATTCCCCTATTGAATCTAGTGTCCTTCCTACAATGGCCCTGGCAATGTTTGTAATAGCTACAGTTGCACGTTTCATGAGAACCGAACTGGTGGAAGTTTTGGGATCAGATTATATCTTACTGGCAGAAACAAAGGGACTAACAACTACAAAGGTCATAGCAAGACACTCAATAAGAAATGCGTTAATTCCTGTAATAACTGTTTTAGGACCTTTGACTGTTGGTCTTATGACTGGTTCTCTAGTTATTGAAAGAATATTTGGTATCCCGGGAGTTGGGGATCTGCTTGTAACTGCAATCAGTGTAAATGATTTTAATGTAATAATAGCAATCTCTTTTTTCTATAGTATATTTTATATATTTATGATGTTGATTATAGATGTATTATACGGAGTCATTGACCCTAGAATCAGAGTAACAGGAGGGGATTCTAATGGATAA
- the opp3C gene encoding oligopeptide ABC transporter permease: MDNNIKVYDKEMFERVFSEEKVQKDIVYKGVSFWKDVRLRFKQNKGAIFGIIMITVIIFFAVLGPHMNRHSYRSIEQQHANLPPRIAVVEKIGIFDGTLEDKNIYLEKGLEDVYYWFGTDSLGRDIWTRVWIGTRVSLYIALLAVIIDMLIGMGYGLISGYVGGRTDTVMQRIIEIMSGIPNLVIVTLFVMIMNPGIMSISLALVITGWIGMSRVVRSQVLKMKELDFILASKTLGASSKQIIAKDLLPNIFGQVIIMSMFSIPNAIFYESFLAFIGLGLQPPMASLGVLISDGYKSVLVYPYMIVTPILVLAFLMLSFNLVADGLRDALDPKMKQQ, encoded by the coding sequence ATGGATAACAACATCAAGGTATATGACAAAGAGATGTTTGAACGTGTTTTTTCTGAAGAAAAAGTACAAAAAGATATAGTCTACAAGGGAGTGAGTTTCTGGAAAGATGTGAGACTCCGTTTTAAGCAAAACAAAGGTGCGATTTTTGGAATTATAATGATCACAGTCATCATATTTTTTGCCGTACTTGGGCCTCATATGAACAGACACAGTTATAGAAGCATAGAACAGCAGCATGCAAACCTTCCTCCTAGGATAGCAGTGGTTGAAAAAATTGGAATTTTTGACGGTACCTTGGAAGATAAAAATATATATCTTGAAAAAGGACTTGAGGATGTATACTATTGGTTTGGGACAGACAGTCTAGGAAGGGACATCTGGACCCGTGTATGGATAGGGACTAGAGTTTCTCTTTATATAGCCTTGCTGGCAGTAATAATAGATATGCTTATAGGAATGGGCTATGGCCTGATCTCAGGATATGTAGGGGGCAGAACAGATACGGTGATGCAAAGGATAATTGAGATTATGAGTGGAATACCGAATCTTGTAATTGTCACTCTTTTTGTTATGATAATGAACCCTGGAATAATGTCTATTTCTCTCGCCCTTGTTATCACCGGGTGGATAGGGATGAGTCGTGTTGTACGTTCACAGGTTCTAAAAATGAAGGAGCTAGATTTTATACTTGCATCTAAAACTCTAGGTGCCAGTTCTAAGCAGATAATCGCAAAGGATCTCCTTCCGAATATTTTTGGACAGGTTATCATTATGAGTATGTTTTCCATTCCGAATGCTATATTCTATGAGTCATTTTTGGCATTTATAGGTCTTGGATTGCAGCCGCCTATGGCTTCCTTAGGAGTGCTTATAAGCGATGGATATAAATCAGTACTGGTTTATCCCTATATGATAGTTACTCCTATCCTAGTTCTGGCTTTTCTCATGCTAAGTTTTAACCTCGTTGCAGACGGGTTGAGAGATGCCTTAGATCCAAAAATGAAACAACAATAA
- a CDS encoding ABC transporter ATP-binding protein codes for MVKDKIIEIKDLHVSFETHNGKVSAIRGVDLDLYEGETLAIVGESGSGKSVTTKVLMGILAKNGMIDQGEVLFEGKDLTRLPKKDMVAIRGKKIAMIFQDPMTSLNPTMTIGKQIAECLIENQNKSKKEAKEKALELINLVGITQPEKRFKQYPHQLSGGMRQRVVIAIALACNPKVLIADEPTTALDVTIQAQIIDLIKDLQDKMKISIIFITHDLGVVANVADRVAVMYAGKIVEYGKSEEIFFDPRHPYTWGLLASMPNLESEGEELYAIPGSPPNLLYPPKGDAFAVRSEYALKIDFEEQPPFFKISDTHYAATWLLHEDAPKVELPHVLKEKI; via the coding sequence ATGGTTAAAGATAAAATAATTGAAATAAAAGATTTGCATGTCTCATTTGAGACTCACAACGGAAAGGTATCTGCCATAAGAGGAGTCGACCTGGATTTGTATGAAGGGGAAACCCTGGCCATAGTAGGGGAAAGTGGATCAGGAAAATCTGTTACTACAAAGGTGCTCATGGGTATTCTGGCAAAAAACGGAATGATTGACCAGGGAGAGGTTTTATTTGAAGGAAAGGACCTCACAAGGCTTCCAAAGAAAGATATGGTAGCTATCCGTGGTAAAAAAATAGCCATGATTTTTCAGGATCCCATGACCTCTCTAAATCCAACTATGACAATAGGAAAGCAGATTGCAGAGTGTCTCATAGAGAATCAAAATAAGTCAAAGAAAGAGGCCAAAGAAAAAGCTCTCGAGCTTATAAATCTTGTAGGAATAACGCAACCGGAAAAAAGATTTAAGCAGTACCCTCACCAGCTTAGCGGGGGTATGCGTCAAAGGGTGGTCATAGCCATTGCCCTTGCATGTAATCCCAAGGTATTGATTGCAGATGAACCTACTACGGCACTAGATGTGACTATACAGGCTCAAATCATTGACCTTATAAAAGACCTTCAGGATAAGATGAAAATTTCCATAATTTTTATTACCCACGACCTTGGAGTAGTGGCAAATGTGGCAGACCGTGTGGCTGTAATGTATGCAGGGAAGATTGTGGAATATGGAAAGTCTGAGGAGATATTTTTTGACCCGAGGCACCCCTATACATGGGGACTTTTGGCCTCTATGCCAAACCTCGAGTCAGAGGGAGAGGAGCTTTATGCCATCCCTGGGTCTCCTCCAAACCTTCTTTATCCTCCAAAAGGAGATGCCTTTGCAGTTCGAAGTGAGTACGCACTCAAGATTGATTTTGAAGAACAGCCTCCATTTTTCAAGATAAGTGACACACATTATGCCGCCACTTGGCTGCTTCACGAGGATGCTCCCAAAGTAGAGTTGCCCCATGTATTGAAAGAGAAGATTTAG
- a CDS encoding ABC transporter ATP-binding protein, producing MNEKDQIILQVRDLKQYFPMGKKSVVKAVDGISFDVYKGETLGLVGESGSGKSTTGRSIIRLYNPTEGEVVFRGEKISGKIDKSIEGMLRTKMQMIFQDPMASLNPRKKVLDIIAQGLDIHGLYKDEEERRKKVYDILETVGLAKEHAHRYPHEFSGGQRQRIGIARAVVMEPDFIIADEAISALDVSIQAQVVNLLKKMQKDRNLTYIFIAHDLSMVKYISDRIAVMHLGKIVELGTADMIYHSPIHPYTKSLLSAVPQPNPITERKRKRTYYDKSNIDYDAGKFTEITKGHFVLCTEEELVEWTKQ from the coding sequence ATGAATGAAAAAGATCAGATAATTTTACAGGTGAGAGACCTCAAGCAATATTTTCCCATGGGGAAAAAATCAGTTGTAAAAGCAGTGGACGGAATATCCTTTGATGTGTATAAAGGTGAAACTCTTGGACTGGTTGGAGAAAGCGGGTCTGGAAAATCAACAACTGGGAGAAGTATTATCCGTCTGTACAATCCCACAGAGGGAGAGGTTGTTTTTCGGGGTGAGAAAATATCCGGGAAAATCGACAAAAGTATAGAGGGGATGCTAAGGACAAAGATGCAGATGATTTTTCAAGATCCTATGGCATCTCTGAATCCTAGAAAAAAAGTTCTTGATATCATAGCTCAGGGACTTGATATACACGGCCTGTATAAGGATGAAGAAGAACGTCGAAAAAAAGTTTATGACATACTGGAAACTGTAGGTCTGGCAAAAGAACACGCTCACAGATATCCACACGAATTCAGTGGTGGACAGAGACAGAGAATAGGAATAGCCAGAGCAGTGGTTATGGAGCCTGATTTTATAATCGCTGATGAGGCTATAAGTGCTCTAGATGTTTCTATCCAGGCACAAGTTGTGAATCTTCTGAAAAAAATGCAGAAGGATAGAAACCTTACTTATATTTTTATAGCCCATGATCTTTCTATGGTAAAGTATATAAGTGACAGGATTGCAGTTATGCACTTGGGAAAAATAGTAGAGCTAGGTACGGCGGATATGATTTATCATTCCCCTATACACCCCTATACGAAATCCCTTCTTTCAGCAGTACCGCAGCCTAATCCTATTACAGAGAGAAAAAGAAAAAGAACATACTATGACAAGAGTAATATAGACTATGATGCCGGGAAATTTACAGAAATAACAAAAGGACATTTTGTCCTCTGTACTGAAGAGGAATTAGTAGAATGGACTAAACAATAG
- the asrC gene encoding sulfite reductase subunit C, giving the protein MSLDINRKKVTKNAYRVTKVRDKTTLRVRVPGGEISGELLLKVSEIANNYGNGKVHLTTRQGFEIMGIDWDKIDEVNLVVESLMEGLGINHNDKNKGYPAAGTRNIAACIGNKICPKAQYNTTELAKKIEKKVFPHDFHFKIALTGCPNDCQKIRMHDFGIIGMTLPKLEPHRCISCGRCEKKCKSLSTGAIKMNNYKPVREHDRCIGCGECVLNCPVSAWTRDSKKYYRLAIMGRTGKRNPRLAEDWMIWADEESIIKIIKNTYDYVNEYIDRTLPKEHIGYIVDRTGFMEFKKWALKEVKLPSETVTKDNIYWSGVKYPGIK; this is encoded by the coding sequence ATGAGTTTAGACATAAACAGAAAAAAGGTCACCAAAAACGCCTATAGAGTTACCAAGGTCAGAGACAAGACAACTCTCAGAGTCAGAGTTCCCGGCGGTGAAATTTCCGGAGAACTTCTTCTGAAGGTATCTGAAATCGCAAACAACTACGGTAACGGTAAAGTACACCTTACTACCAGACAGGGCTTTGAGATAATGGGAATTGACTGGGATAAGATAGATGAAGTAAACCTTGTGGTAGAATCTCTTATGGAGGGGTTAGGAATAAACCACAACGACAAAAATAAGGGTTATCCTGCGGCAGGAACTAGAAACATAGCTGCATGTATCGGAAATAAAATATGCCCTAAGGCCCAGTACAACACAACTGAATTAGCTAAAAAAATAGAAAAAAAAGTTTTCCCTCATGATTTTCATTTTAAGATAGCCCTCACAGGTTGTCCCAATGACTGCCAGAAAATAAGAATGCATGACTTTGGAATAATCGGAATGACTTTGCCAAAGCTCGAACCACATAGATGTATCTCTTGTGGAAGATGTGAGAAAAAATGTAAAAGTCTCTCAACTGGTGCAATAAAAATGAATAACTATAAGCCTGTGAGAGAGCATGACAGGTGCATAGGCTGTGGAGAATGTGTATTAAACTGCCCTGTCTCTGCATGGACAAGGGATTCAAAAAAATACTACAGACTGGCTATCATGGGAAGAACAGGAAAGAGAAATCCTAGACTAGCCGAAGACTGGATGATCTGGGCTGACGAAGAGTCAATCATAAAAATCATAAAAAACACCTATGACTATGTCAACGAATATATTGATCGTACCCTTCCCAAGGAGCATATCGGCTATATCGTAGACCGAACCGGATTTATGGAGTTTAAAAAATGGGCTTTAAAAGAGGTTAAATTACCTTCTGAAACAGTTACAAAGGACAACATTTACTGGAGCGGCGTTAAGTATCCGGGGATAAAATAA
- the asrB gene encoding anaerobic sulfite reductase subunit AsrB: MNNTYIPGNPYTPIENVYLPKGYKLISLNKLTEIEWLFRVEYDQEVTFGQFIEISIPRVGEAPLSVTQFNKEEGWIEFLIRKVGKVTDCLFDLKAGDLMFLRGPYGNGFPAEEEYRGKHLIIVAGGSGLAPVRSMINHFYNDEANDTKVDLLLGFKDYDSIIFKDEIKQWKEKFNTLITVDNSCSIDGVCEGLVTKYIPDLELADDIADMEVVIVGPPVMMKYSALEFLSRGVPKEKIWVSFERKMSCGVGKCGHCKIDETYICLEGPVFRYDEAEKLVD, translated from the coding sequence ATGAATAATACCTATATTCCAGGAAACCCCTATACCCCTATAGAAAATGTCTACCTACCAAAAGGATACAAGCTTATCTCCCTAAATAAGCTCACAGAGATCGAGTGGCTTTTCAGAGTCGAGTACGATCAGGAAGTAACCTTCGGACAGTTTATCGAAATATCTATCCCAAGAGTTGGTGAAGCCCCACTTTCGGTAACTCAGTTCAACAAAGAGGAGGGATGGATAGAGTTTCTCATAAGAAAGGTGGGAAAGGTGACTGACTGTCTTTTTGACCTAAAGGCGGGAGACTTGATGTTCCTCAGAGGCCCTTACGGGAATGGATTCCCTGCAGAAGAAGAGTATAGAGGGAAGCATCTTATTATCGTCGCAGGAGGATCTGGACTGGCTCCTGTAAGATCTATGATAAATCATTTCTATAACGATGAAGCTAATGATACAAAAGTTGACCTTCTTTTGGGATTCAAGGACTACGACTCCATTATATTTAAAGACGAGATAAAACAGTGGAAAGAAAAATTTAACACCCTGATAACTGTAGACAATTCATGCAGCATCGACGGTGTGTGCGAAGGATTAGTTACAAAGTATATCCCAGACCTTGAGCTGGCAGATGATATTGCAGACATGGAAGTGGTTATAGTTGGGCCCCCTGTCATGATGAAGTATTCTGCTTTGGAATTTCTGAGCAGAGGCGTTCCTAAAGAGAAAATATGGGTTTCATTTGAGAGAAAAATGTCCTGCGGTGTGGGAAAATGTGGTCACTGTAAAATTGACGAAACTTATATATGCCTAGAAGGCCCTGTATTCAGATATGACGAAGCAGAAAAATTAGTAGATTAG